The window GCAGATgcctcatatcagcttcaaCCTTTGAAAGCACACTATGAAGGTATCTTCAatagccaatatgaacaggaggaatgattacagcaagaaaaaacatgttaaaaattgtgaacctatcctttaagtctGTTTAGGCATTGAGAGATGATCCTCTTTGCAATTTTGCCTTTTTAGAGAGTTCACATTAGTAATAAAGAGGTAAGAATTATGACATGCTATAAAGGAGCCAGAGGctaatacagtatatcagacTTTGATTACCACCGGAGTTTCAAGGTCCCAAAGAGTTTAGAAAACCACTTGATGAACTTTTCTCCTCACATAGCAGCTTTCCTCTTAGAGATTTAAATATATAAGCCTAACAAATTCAACCTTTTTTCCTTTCTATCCCCATTcttggtaaataaataaatattcataggTACAAGGAAAATGCCATGCGGCTGTCCAGCATCCACCATGACAGGCCGATGAGTCCTCTGGACGAGGCGGTATTCTGGGTCGAGTTCACCATGAGAAACAAAGGTGCCAAGCACTTGAGAGTCCAGGCACACGAGCTCACCTGGTACCAGTAccacagcctggatgtcctGGCATTCCTCCTCGCCATCGTTCTGCTACTCATATTCCTCTTCATCAAGACCTGCAAGTTTTGCTTCCGGAGATGCTGTGGCAGAAagggaaagacaaagagaaaggcTGAGTAACGGACTGATTTCATACCTTAtcaatgtcaataaaaaaactGTTGGTCCAAAGCACATCATGTAACCTGATGTCCTAGATTTGAATATGACCTGGGACATCTTTGTCTCACTATTTGTCaccacaaaaaatgacaaaacaagatattcttttaaaagaatctacagtatattctcTTGAAACTCCAGTTTCATTTGCACTTGTTATCTGTTTGCTAGAAGAGCAAAGATTTTGTTGtactctttttgttttacttgttttgtcacCATTAACTCAAGGTCTGTCAGCTTCTACTTAAGCTTGAAAGTAAAGCAAACACAGTTAAACTCTACACAGACAAATACCATGTATTTGCTTTCCTTATATAAGTGAACAtttctcttgtttcctcctTGATGTATTGTCAGTAATTAGTGCAATCACATGCAGGTGCTCACTCACTATTTGCATAATTGCACCTGATGTCTACATGTCATTAAAAGCTGGACGTTCATTGGTTGATGTAAACTTATCAAGGGGATCccttgtatgtatgtaagattttaaatggctaattaagaataaaacaaaccataaaataaagtaattattaattaatcatttttcatGTATGCATATATTAAAAGGATAATTATTTGGCTTTTTGTCTTTAACAGCTGAATGaattgctttttatttgtgaCATAAATTTTCCAAAGTGTGCTATGATGCTCTCTGCTGGACATGcaatatacatatatttgtcactttgctttctgtgtttggtgatttgattttaatgtagCATGGAAAAGTCATTCAGAtgttcaaaacaaaaagctCAATTATTACCCTTTTAACATGTTCCTCTTTTAATGATGACACAGTACACAGGAAATTACATATAACAGTGTATTGTAATGTGTACTTTATTGATCGATTTGTTTTAAGttaggcattttaaatcttccatacCCTTGAGCCATGCTGCTACAGTGGTTAATAACAACTGAAGGATTCTTCCACTTTTGTAAACTTTTTTGCAATCTGAATCCTGACAGACTAtctcaacacacaaacaatccTGGAAGTATAATAAACTTACATTTGCACTCTCACAGtccacagatgtgtgtgtgtgtgtgtgttcactgacaCTCCTCAGTGGTGTGTAGGGAAATTCTTACACAGGCACTCACATGTAGTCAAAACTTCCTTAGATTACGCAAGTGTGTACAAGCCCATTATCCGTTTGAGTAATTTTACTCCGTCTCTCCCCAGCCACCGTCTGCAATCCTGTGTTTTGAAATCTGTTTTAACATCAAGGGATTTTCTGTTTGTGGATTTCTAGTACAGGTTGGACATTATTCCTTTTTTATCCTGCATGTTAACTTTACAGCCATTACCTTTTACATCTAATCACCTGCTTGGGGTAAGTCTGTTATCTAATATATCATAAAGCACAAAGAGGAGTGACATGCCAGAGTTCAGCTTTGTTTagttaataattgtttttctgGGAACGCCTTTTGAAAAGGATCAGACCACACCAGACTTTCCCCTTACACACAGCAGCTGCCATGAAGCTGGGGCAGCGTCTCTCCTTCTGTGTCCTGCTGGTACTTTTTGTGACACGGTGCACAAATGGAGGGAACATTTTGGTGTGGTACACTGAAGGCAGCCACTGGATTAACATGAAGCCAGTGCTGGAGACGCTGATCGACAGGGGACACCAGGTGACCGTTCTGGTCCCAAGCACGTCTATATACATGAACACCAGTGAGCCTTCCCGCTTCCGCTATGAACCCTTTAACGTCTCAGTCTCAATGGAGGCCATGGAGGAGTTCCTTAAAGAGTACCTTAATTTCTCCATGTATGAGATGGATTATATGAGCTACTTGCAGATTTACCTCAGATTCATGGAGCTGATGAAAGTCGACGTGCAGTATTCTTTGCAGTATCTGGATGGCGTGCTGAAATCAGACGTCATCATGAAGAAGCTGAAGGAGGGAAACTACGACCTTCTCCTGGCCGACCCAATCTACCAAGGGAGTGACTTGGTAGCAGAGATTTTGGGGATCCCCCTGGTCTTCTCCCTGCGTTTCTCCCTCGCCAATAACTGGGAGAGGCAGTGCGGTCAGCTACCTGCTCCACCTTCATTTGTCCCTGGCGCTATGAGCAAACTGACCGACAAGATGGACTTCGCTGAGAGAGTGTGGAACTTTCTCTTCTACGCCTTACAAGACATACTGATGACTAAAGTTATTTGGCAAGAAGTAGATAAATATTACACAGAGGTCAAGGGTGAGTAACTAAGCTACATGGACCGTTGATGATGATCTATATTTCTATTAACTGCTATTCTTTTATATCAAACACTTTTGGAAACAATTTGATGTTTAAAGtaaatcaaatttgaaaatCAGCAGTCTCATCTACAGTATTGGTAATACTTTGCTTTTGCATTGTGACAGGGACGCCCACAAACGCCTGTGAGATGATGGGTAGAGCAGATATCTGGTTGATTCGAACCTACTGGGATTTTGAATTTCCTCGTCCTTTCCTCCCTAACTTTAAATTTGTTGGTGGGATCCACTGCAGACCAGCTAAACCCTTACCAGAGGTAGCACTAACTCCCCTGTTATAGGCCTtataattttttatattttgtttgcacTGGGATGATACTTCTCTTCTTACAGGATATGGAAGAGTTTGTGCAGAGTTCTGGAGATGATGGTATTGTGGTCTTCACTTTGGGGTCCATGATCAAGAACATCACCTCTGAGAAGGGAAACATGATCGCCTCGGCCCTTGCTCAGCTCCCACAAAAGGTCAGAGGAAGATCTTTAAGTGCCAACTGGAATTAACTTGAATGACCCCGAAAACACAGTTTTATGGCTATGAGCATATTCTGTTGCAGAGATTGTGAATAGCTCAAACAAGTGATTTGGTACATTTTAGCTAATTATCAGCAGATTGCTCGTACTTTTTTGCCAATTCTCACAGCACACAATGAGTTTTAAGATTTTCTATCTTTAGGCTGCCATGGATCTCAAGTTTATTTTGGTACAACATGAAAATCAacttaaaaagatttaaaacttGCTCAAAACAGGCAATCCATCATAGTAAACATTTGGGGGGTTTTGTGTCACACTGCCTTTATATGGCAATGCAATAGCAAGAAAGGACTGTTAGCTATACAAACTCATTTGATTTTCCAACAACATAGTTTGTAGATTCAatactttttgactgtttacTTGAAACGAATTGTTCACTGTGACGGATTACCCATCTAATGCAAGTTTCAAgcctaaaatatattttcataccaCAATGGCACCAAAGACTTGCAGTTAATTGACaacaacatgcaaacaaactttttgaatttttttaacTCATAAAAATAGCATTTCATTTGGTTAAATCAAGTTACTGGAACAGGACGTAATAGAAcatgtaaaaaagaaatgacaccCATTTAGATTTGATGGGATGGGTAGAGTTGGGGTTTTCAAAAATAAGTAATGATTATTGGttagatttaatatttttacctAAAACCAAAAGCACTAAAGATAGATCTTTTTTCAATGTAAAAGTACTTaagttttaatataaaaataaaattcttacttttttagcatttattattaaatttacAGCTATACAGTCATATTATATCATAACATTTATAGACTTTTTATCTTCAtgatgaacatttttctttcttttctatccactgagtgtgtatttgttgaTGTGGTTGTTGAGCTGCTGCATACAACTGCCCTCACAGGGAGGAATAGATAACATATGCAATGACTTGGTCTGAAAGTCTTGTATAATTGTTTATAGGTGCTGTGGAGATATGGTGGAGAAAAACCAGAGACTTTGGGTGCCAACACCAGAGTATATGACTGGATCCCTCAGAATGACCTGCTGGGTAAGTAAAGCTTTTGCAAAAGCTACCAAACAGGCCTTTAACAGTGATCCCTCAGACTTGCTTTTAACTGAAAGAGGGTATCCATCACACAGGATCTTTTAGATTACTTTGTCTGACAGTACAAAATCCCCAAGAGACTCACTAGCAGGGGAATTTTGATCACTATGAattcattaaatgtatttttttgaacCGTTATTTATCAAGGGAAAGTTAACTAAGCAAGCAGACTGACTTCAGCAGAAGTTTCTGAGTGAGTGGCTAGTGTTTACTATTGTTTTCTGTCCAGTTTTTCCCAACACAGTCTGGGATCTGATCTGGCAAGCTTTCAGTCACAGGCCTCTGCCAACACTTATTTTTAGGCGCGATATCGTACACAACTGATAAGGTGCACTATGACAGCCTCTCTTGATTCACAAAAGTCATGTATATTTCAAGataagattcaagatttagtttattgccattttcttgtgtatttgcatacacaaaaaaaacgaAATGCTATTCCTCCaagcccacagcagtgcaacaacaatagaaaggataaagaatgtacatgtctcagttggatgaagacagctcttgcatgtcaacgagtgaccagcactgatgggggcGTGAAATAATCctttttgctgtccagagaacatgAGGCAGCATGACTGCTGGAACTGCTGGTTTGTATGGGTTaatagttagcctagcttgcactcctcCATGCCTGCCCAGCTTCCGTGTCCTGTCGCACTGCTtttgatgtttcctctctggtGCAGCTCCAGGCAAGGCTGTGGTCTCCTTTGGGCCCATTGGGCATAGCGTACCATGCcactcagctgatttagctcccagccagtatttctcgtagcaaaagtctttgttacaaTTGTCCAAAATAAACTGACAATCATAGATATATTTCTCTTGCACTCCACACGATGATACAGATGTAGATGcagacatggacaaagacactgCATAATTGGAACAAGAAGAGGCTGCCGCAAACATCAGTCACGCCGCCATCATACCAGTtcatggagaaagagagagaataccaCCAACGAGGGCCCCTTAGTTTCTCTTCTTatcatcacaaaataactcctgttagcttcctcagtgcagtttctcctttggaaggttggtaacagtggcaggtagcagttgacagctagctagttgtgttgatttaaaaaaatatatccaaagatgatatttcctctcctgttcttgctgattaatgctgttacctCTTCTCTAGGAgtcttttctgaagattatttgaaggttattttgaaaaatgtcccactttttaggtccaagttcgagatgtattcaggagcaCATCTCTGGTGCAGCCAAccagagtgaaatattgtttcatgttttttgatCAGGTCACCCAAAGACCAGAGCGTTCATCACTCATGGTGGCAcaaatgggatttatgaggCCATCTACCATGGTGTTCCTATGGTGGGAATCCCCTTGTTCGCTGACCAGCCAGACAACCTGGTGCATATGAAGGCTAAAGGCGCTGCAATTACTATGGACCTGAACTTTATGAAGAGTGAAGATCTTAGAGATGCAATCAACACTGTCATCAACGATAAATCGTAAGTTGTCTTACCAGCAAataaaaggacaggttcacaatttttcaagtctgtcttaaaacaacagtcaggagcccatatgaacattaaaagagtttttgctcgctataatcattcctcctgttcataatgaCCATTAGATCGCTTCATAATGCGCTTTCAATGGAAGCGATgggtgacaaaatccacagtccttgtttcaaacaaaaatgtatttaaaagtttatctgaagtgtATATAAGTGGCTTAAaatgtctgagttagtcaaaaaAAGTTGATATCTTCTCATCATCtcaacagacagtgtttttctgttcagaTGCAGTGgataataacaacaaaaggGACTTAAGTACTAAAAAGACattaactttggaagatattgacttgatttgactaatatGGGCGGCAGATgcctcatatcagcttcaaCCTTTGAAAGCACACTATGAAGGTATCCTCAatagccaatatgaacaggaggaatgattacagcaagaaaaaacatgttaaaaattgtgaacctaccATTTAAATCTGTTTAGGCATTGAGAGATTATCTTCTGTGTAATTTTGCCTTTTTAGAGAGTTCACATTAGTAATAAAGAGGTAAGAATTATGACATGCTATAAAGGAGCCAGAGGctaatacagtatatcagacTTTGATTACCACCGGAGTTTCAAGGTCacaaagaaataagaaaaccaCTTGAGGAACTTTTCTCCTCACATAGCAGCTTTCCTCTTAGAGATTTAAATATATGAGCCTAACAAAGTCaaccttttttcctttttatcccCATTcttggtaaataaataaatattcataggTACAAGGAAAATGCCATGCGGCTGTCCAGCATCCACCATGACAGGCCGATGAGTCCTCTGGACGAGGCGGTATTCTGGGTCGAGTTCACCATGAGAAACAAAGGTGCCAAGCACTTGAGAGTCCAGGCACACGAGCTCACCTGGTACCAGTAccacagcctggatgtcctGGCATTCCTCCTCGCCATTGTTCTGCTCCTCATATTCCTCTTCATCAAGACCTGCAAGTTTTGCTTCCGGAGATGCTGTGGCAGAAagggaaagacaaagagaaaggcTGAGTAACGGACTGATTTCATATCTTAtcaatgtcaataaaaaaactGTTGGTCCAAAGCACATCATGTAACCTGATGTCCTAGATTTGAATATGACCTGGGACATCTTTGTCTCACTATTTGTCaccacaaaaaatgacaaaactgtagattactgtagattcttttaaatcttttaaaagaatctacagtatattctcTTAAAACTCCAGTTTCATTTGCACTTGTTATATGTATGCTAGAAGAGCAAAGATTTTGTTGtactctttttgttttacttgtcaCCGTTAACTCAGGGTCAGTCAGCTTCTACTTCAGCTTGAAGTTAAAGCAAACACAGTTAAACTCTACACAGACAAATACCATGTATTTGCTTTCCTTATATAAGTGAACAtttctcttgtttcctcctTGATGTATTGTCAGTAATTAGTGCAATCGCATGCAGGTGCTCACTCACTATTTGCATAATTGCACCTGATGTCTACATATCATTAAAAGCTGGACGTTTATTGGTTGATGTAAACTTATCAAGGGGATCccttgtatgtatgtaagattttaaatgcctaattaagaataaaacaaaccataaaataaagtaattattaattaatcatttttcatGTATGCATATATTAAAAGGATAATTATTTGGCTTTTTGTCTTTAACAGCTGAATGaattgctttttatttgtgaCATAAATTTTCCAAAGTGTGCTATGGTGCTCTCTGCTGGACAACACTGAAATGCAATATACCttgtcactttgttttctgcgttcagtgatttgattttaatgtggcATAGAAAAGTCATTCAGCTGTTCAAAACAAGAAGTTAAATAATTGCCCTTTTAACATGTTGTTCATTTAATGATGACACAGTAAAcatgaaattatatatatatatatatatatacatacacacatatacatatatacatacatacacacgcatAAATAACAGTGTGTTGTAATGTGTACTTTATCGATCGATTTGTTTTAATGtaggcattttaaatcttccatacCCTTTTGCCATGCTGCTACAGTGGTTAATAACAACTGAAGGATTCTTCCACTTTTGTAAACTTTTTTGCAATCTGAATCCTGACAGACTAtctcaacacacaaacaatccTGGAAGTATAATAAACTTACATTTGCACTCTCACAGtccacagatgtgtgtgtgttcactgacaCTCCTCAGTGGTGTGTAGGGAAATTCTTACACAGGCACTCACATGTAGTTACAACTTCCTTAGATTACGCAAGTGTGTAAAAGCCCATTATCCATTTGAGTTATTTTACTGCGTCTCTCCGCAGCCACTGACTACAATCCTGTGTTTTGAAGTCTTAGTTTTAACATCAAGGGATTTTCTTTGTGGATTTCTAGTACAGGTTGgacattattctttttttatcctGCATGTTAACTTTACAGCCATTACCTTTTACATCTAATCACTTGCTTGGGGTAAGTCCGTTATCTAATATATCATACAGCACATACAGACATGCCAGAGTTCAGCTTTGTTTagttaataattgtttttctgGGAACGCCTTTTGAAAAGGATCAGACCACAGCAGACTTTCCCTTACACACAGCTACCATGAGGCTGGGGCAGCGTCTCTCCTTCTGTGTCCTGCTGGTACTTTTTGTGACACGGTGCACAAATGGAGGGAACATTTTGGTGTGGTACACTGAAGGCAGCCACTGGATTAACATGAAGCCAGTGCTGGAGGCGCTGATCGACAGGGGACACCAGGTGACCGTCCTGGTCCCAAGCACGTCTATATACATGAACACCAGTGAGCCTTCCCGCTTCCGCTATGAACCCTTTAACGTCTCAGTCTCAATGGAGGCCATGGAGGAGTTCCTTGAAGAGTTCCTTAATTTCTCCATGTATGAGATGGATTATATGAGCTACTTGCAGATTTACCTCAAATTCATGGAGCTGATGAAAGTCGACCTGCAGTATTCTTTGCAGTATCTGGATGGCGTGCTGAAATCAGACGTCATCATGAAGAAGCTGAAGGAGGGAAACTACGACCTTCTCCTGGCCGACCCAATCTACCCCGGGAGTGACTTGGTAGCAGAGATTTTGGGGATCCCCCTGGTCTTCTCCCTACGCTTTTCCCTCGCCAATTACTGTGAGAGGCAGTGCGGTCAGCTACCTGCTCCACCTTCATTTGTCCCTGGCGCTATGAGCAAACTGACCGACAAGATGGACTTCGCTGAGAGAGTGTGGAACTTTCTCTTCTATGCCTTACATGACATACTGATGAGTAAATTTGTTTTGCaagaagtaaataaatattacacaGAGATCAAGGGTGAGTAACTAAGCTACATGGACCGTTGATGATCTATGTTTCTATTAACTGTTATTC of the Thunnus maccoyii chromosome 9, fThuMac1.1, whole genome shotgun sequence genome contains:
- the LOC121903528 gene encoding UDP-glucuronosyltransferase 2A2-like isoform X1, translated to MKLGQLLSFCVLLVLFVTRCTNGGNILVWYTEGSHWINMKPVLETLIDRGHQVTVLVPSTSMYMNTSEPSRFRYEPFNVSVSMEAMEEFLKEYHNFSMYEMDYMSYLQIYLRSMELMKVYVQYSLQYLDGVLKSDVIMKKLKEGNCDLLLADPIYQGSDLVAEILGIPLVFSMRFSLANNWERQCGQLPAPPSFIPGAMSKLTDKMDFAERVWNFLFYALQDILMTKVFWQEVDKYYTEVKGSHWINMKPVLETLIDRGHQVTVLVPSTSIYMNTSEPSRFRYEPFNVSVSMEAMEEFLKEYLNFSMYEMDYMSYLQIYLRFMELMKVDVQYSLQYLDGVLKSDVIMKKLKEGNYDLLLADPIYQGSDLVAEILGIPLVFSLRFSLANNWERQCGQLPAPPSFVPGAMSKLTDKMDFAERVWNFLFYALQDILMTKVIWQEVDKYYTEVKGTPTNACEMMGRADIWLIRTYWDFEFPRPFLPNFKFVGGIHCRPAKPLPEDMEEFVQSSGDDGIVVFTLGSMIKNITSEKGNMIASALAQLPQKVLWRYGGEKPETLGANTRVYDWIPQNDLLGHPKTRAFITHGGTNGIYEAIYHGVPMVGIPLFADQPDNLVHMKAKGAAITMDLNFMKSEDLRDAINTVINDKSYKENAMRLSSIHHDRPMSPLDEAVFWVEFTMRNKGAKHLRVQAHELTWYQYHSLDVLAFLLAIVLLLIFLFIKTCKFCFRRCCGRKGKTKRKAE